The DNA segment TGCGGCGCGATCCGATCCGTCATCCCGTCGGCGAATGCGCCGGCGGGGCCGTCGTATTTCTCCGCGTCGCCGTTCCTATCGACGAAGAACTATATCATCGAATATCCGGTCTCGCAAACCCCGAGCTACATCGCGAAGGGCTCCGACGGCAACCTTTGGTTCACGACAGCGGGCGACGTCAACCAGATCACGACGAGCGGCGTGCAGACCGCGTTTCCCAACGGGGGCGGATTTGCGACGCACATCGCGGCCGGCAAGACCGGCTTCCTCTGGTTCACGGACCTCAACGGCAACATCGGCGAGATCGCTGTCAACGGAACGATCACGACGTTCAGCGTCCCCGGCGCCGGCAAGACCTTCGACATCGCGAAGGGCCCCGACAACAACATGTGGTTCAGCGAGCAGAGCGCGCACGCTATCGGCCGGATCACGCCCAGCGGTGCCTCGACCCTTTTCGCGATCCCGAGCGGTGCCACACCGAGCGGCGTCACCTCGGGTCCTGACGGCAACGTCTGGTTCTCGGCGAGCGGTGGCCCAAACGTCATGGAGTTCGGAAAACTGACGACGGCCGGCGTCTTCACGGAATACCCGATAGCGCCCGGCACGCCCGGCGTTCCCGGCGCGATGACAAAAGGGCCTGACGGCAATCTCTACGCGACCGACTCGGTCGGCGGCGTCTTCGCCGTGACGACGGCCGGCGTTTCGACCTACTACCCGACGGCGTTCCAATCCAACTTCGAGAACGGCATCGCAGTCGGACCGGACAAGCAGATCTGGATCTCGCCAGGCGACTCGGCCGACGACCTCACCGAGTTCAACACGTCGAAGCATACGTTCGGCAAAGCCGCGATGGTGCCCGGATGCCCGAACGGCGGATCGTCGGCGATACCGCGCGGGCTCACGCTCGGACCCGATGGCGACATGTGGTTCGTCACTGAAGGCTGTACGTACGTCGGTGTGTACGAAGAGAAGGTCGCGCCCGTGGGTATCCGGCTCACCGGCGAGCAGCCTTTCACGGATCCGAATTACGGCTTCGAGCTCGGCTACTTCAATGGTACGACGTCGATGACGTCCGAGACCGTATCGCTTCACGCTGGCGAGTCGGTGCGGTTCCAAAACGTCGACTCGACCCTCACGCACACCGCGAGCTTCCTCGGCGATGCGACGCAGAATAGCGCGCCTTGGCCGCCCTCGTTCAACGGGTCATCGACACAATCGCCGGCAAACACGGTGATCTCGTCGAGCGGTTTTTCGACCGGCCCGCTCATGCCGGGCAAGTCGTCGCTCGTCTACGAAACCGGCATCCCCGGGTTCTATATGTTCGGCTGCGCTTTCCACTACGATCCGGACAAGATGCGAACGGTCATCATCGTCCACTGAATCGCGCGAAAGGGAGCGGTCGAGATTCATCTCGACCGCCGCGGCCTTGCGGCGCGTGGTATTTTGTAGCGGTCGCGCTTCAGCTCGACCGGAGACGGCCGATCCTGCGGCGTCAGTGCACCCTGATCGTGAGCACGTTTGATGTAAGCGTCGTATAGTATTCTCTGGACTGCGTCGTCATTCGTGTTACCGCAGTCACTGTGTATGTTCCAGGCTTCGTGAAGTCAAACAAGCTATCAAAAGCGTAAAACGCAGTGTGGTACGCTGAGCCTCCATCGAGCCACGTATTCGGTGGCGTGCTTCCTGAAAATCCGATCCGGGGGTGCTTGCTCGCTGAAAGGTACGGGCCGCCATCATATCTGACCAGAAATTGGTATTCTGAATATTCACCGGAACGGTGTGTTGTGATTGGTGCCTCCGATACATTTCTAATCGTCACGAGGAGACCTATCGATTCACCAACTTTGTAGGCGCTCTGTGTCGTTGAAATCGAAAGTGTAAGACCTTTTGATGGCGCGCCTTGCAAAGGCTGCCTATCCACGACCGTGCCGCCCAGAGCGAAAATCAAAATGGCTGCAATCATCCTATGATGACCGCTGGGCCGCATTGGTGACGCGGTTCGATCTCGCCGACGATCGCCGCATTCGGCTGCGCCGAACCGTCGATTGGCTCGCGGACGAGCGCGTCGTTCGCCGCGGCGAGCGCTTTCGTACCGTCAGCCGACGACACGATGACGCAAAAGCCGACTCCCATATTGAACGTGCGGTAGGCTTCATCGTCCGAAAGGCGCGCTTCACGGACGACTTGCGCCATGAGCGCCGGCACTGTCCATTTCGAGCGATCGAATCGCGCGGCGAGATGCTCCGGCAACACACGTTCCACGTTGTCTAAGAGACCGCCGCCCGTGATGTGCGCCATCGCTTTGATCGCGACGCCCGAATCGCGGATCGCGTCGATGTACGGCAGGTAGCACGGATGGACGGCGAGCATCGCGTCGGCGATCGTCGTCGACGAACCCTCGACTCGATCGCTCCATCGCGATCGATCGAGGACCCGCCGCACGAGCGAGTAGCCGTTCGTGTGGAAACCGTTCGCGGGCAACCCGATCACGAGATCGCCGGCGACGACCGATGTCGCATCGGGCATCGCATCGCGTTCCAACGCGCCGACGATCGTCCCCGCGAGATCGAAGTGGTCTTCGGCATAGACGCCCGGCATCTCCGCGGTCTCGCCGCCGAGCAACGCCAGGCCGAACCGTTCGCACGATGCCGCGATACCCGAGACGATCGACGCGGCGACGGACGCGTCGAGCTTGCCGACCGCGAGGTAGTCGAGGAAGAACAGCGGACGCGCGTTCATGCACGCGATGTCGTTGATGCAATGGTTGACGAGATCGCGCCCGACGGTGTCGAATCGCGCGAGCGCGGCGGCCACCAAGACCTTCGTCCCCACGCCGTCGGTGCTCGCGACGAGAACGGGCCTCTTGAAACCGCTGAGCTCGAAACATCCGCCGAACCCGCCGATTCCTTCGAGCACGCGCGGATCGCGGCGCGATCCGAGCAGTGCGCGATAGCGCTTGACCGCTTCGTTCCCGGCATCGATGTCGACGCCGGATCGCGCGTACGAATCGCTCATCATCGGCACCATTACGCGGCAGCCGTGTGAGCCCCTATTCTGCAAATTCCGAGCGCGTTGGAGGTCCGTCCTCTGGCCCGTAGAAGGGCCCGCCGATTCGCAAGACCGTTGTCCGGACCGCCGCCGGCCGTCTGCCGGCGACTCCCTTTTGAAAGGCTCCCACCGACGATGAGAATACACGTCAGCGCCGAGAAACCTGAGCGCGCCCGCGTCGATGCACTCGTACTTCCCGTCTATGCCGACGGCGTCGCATCGGCGTCCGTCGAGGCCGTCGACCGCAAGCTCGGCGGCGTCATCGACGAGCTGCGCTCCGGCAACGAGCTGCGCGGCCGCGAAAACGAAGAGCATACGCTCGTCGCGAACGGCAAGATCGGAGCGAAGCGCGTCGTCGTCGTCGGCATCGGCGCCAAGGGCGACGTCACGCCCGCGACGATCGCGCGCTACGCCGGTGTGGGCGTGCGGACGGCCGCGCGCCGAGGCTTGAGCACGCTCGCGCTCGTGCTTCCGGATGATCTTCCATTCGATGCAGCTGAAGTCGGCGAGGCCGCGACCGAAGGTGCGCTCATGGCGACTTTCGATCCGTCGCCGTATCGCAGCCGCCGGGAAGCGAAACCGGACGCCGTGAAATCGGTCACGCTCATCGCCGCCCCGTCGACGGCCAAACAGCTCGGCAAAGGTGTCGAGCGCGGCACCATCCTCGGTGAGGCGGCCAACCTCGCACGCGAAATGGTAAACGCGCCTTCGAACGACATGACCCCGACGAACATCGCCGACCGCGCGAAAGCGCTCGCGAAGAAATACGGACTCAAGGCGACGATCCTCGACACGGCCGGCATGAAGAAGCTCGGTATGGGTTCGTTCCTGTCGGTCGCGGCCGGCAGCGACGAACCGCCGAAGATGATCGCGCTCGAATATCGCGGCGCGCCGAAGTCGAAGACCGTTCTCGGCCTCGTCGGCAAAGGGATCACGTTCGATACGGGCGGCATATCGCTCAAGCCGGCCCAAGACATGGATGCGATGAAAGGCGACATGGCGGGCGGTGCGGCGGTGGTCGCCGCGATGAGCGCGATCGGGCAGTTGAAGCCGGCCGCGAACGTCATCGGCATCATCGCCGCGACCGAGAATATGCCTTCCGGCCGCGCGACGAAACCGGGCGACGTCGTCCGCGCGATGAACGGTAAGAGCATCGAGATCATCAACACGGACGCCGAGGGGCGGCTCGTCCTCGCCGACGGGCTTTGCTGGGCGCGCAAGCTCGGCGCCACGCACCTCGTCGACATCGCGACGCTCACCGGCGCGGCCGTCGTCGCGCTCGGCCACACGACGACTGGCGTCATGAGCAACGACCGCGAGCTCGTCGATCTGTTCCACCGTGCGACGCGCCCGTTCGGCGAGCGCTATTGGGAGTTGCCGCTGTTCCCGGAATACGCCGACCTCATCAAGAGCCCGATCGCGGACATGAAGAACAGCGGCGGACGGCCGGCGGGCACGATCTTCGGCGCGATGTTCATCAAGGAATTCGTCGACGACCAACCCTGGATCCATCTCGACATCGCGGGAACGTCGTGGGCGGAACGAGACAACGGCCATATCGTGAAAGGCCCGACCGCGGTGGGGATGCGTCCGATGGTCGCGCTCGCAGAGCTCATCGGCAAATCCGACGTCCACAAGCGGGCTGATGATGCCGCGCAGCGCCGCTTCATGCAGGGCTCGCTCAGCACAGCCGCGTCGACGAACGGCGCGCCGAAACGCAAGCGCGCGACCACAAAGCGCAAGAAGAAATAGAGCCACAGAAAAAAGGGAGCGGTCGACCTTTACGGTCGACCGCCGCGGTCTTGCCTACACAGTCGCCGAGCTTCGCTCGGCCTACTACATCGGATGCGCGAGTTACGAACCCAGCCAGGCGGGCTTCTTGCCCGACTTGTTGCCGCACTCGGTCATATGCTCGGCGTGAGGGATGTACCATGCGTGGATGTCGTAGTGCGGTATGGGATAGCCCGGATGCCCGTGCGGCTCGAACCATATATCGACGTGATCGATATGGTAGCCGGGCAACGGCTTCAACTGCTCATCCCAGCTCTTGCCGGATTCGAACAGCTTCTGATCAACCATGATTTCGGTGAAGGTCGGTTTGCCGTCATACCATCCGTAGATGGGGCCGAACGGCAGATCCTTGAGATTCGCGTAGTGATAGCCCATCGTCGGGATGCAGCCGAGAACGGCCGAAACGCCCTTCGGTAACCCGTCGGGATTCTGCGGACCGTGCATGCTCATCCATTTCATCTCCGAAGCAGATGGCCCCGGAGGAGGCGACGGTGCCGCCGCGGCGCTGCCCACGCACGCGACGACGATCGCCAACGCCAACCACTGGTGCTTCATGGCAATAACACCTCCCCAACCTCTAAGAGCTAGGCCGCGGCGGTCGAGCTAAAGCTCGACCGCTACATCTCCGGAGAGCTAGGCCGCGACGGTCGAGCTAAAGCTCGACCGCTACATCTCCGGAGAGCTAGGCCGCGGCGGTCGAGATAAATCTCGACCGCTCCCTTTCCTAATCGCCGAGGACGCGGCGTGCTCGTCGCCCCTACGGAGTGTGGCCCAACCAAGCCGGGCGCTTACCTGACGTGTTGCCGCAGAACAACATATGCTCCGCGTGCGGGATGTACCATGCGTGGATATCGTAGTGCGGTATCGGATAGCCTTCGTGTCCGTGCGGCTCGAACCAGATGTCGACGTGATCGATGTGGTAGCCAGGCAACGGCTTCAACTGTTCATCCCAGCTCTTGCCGGACTCGAACAGTTTCTGGTCCACCATGATCTCGGTGAACGTCACCTTGCCGTTGTACATGCCGTAGATCGGGCCGAACGGAAGATCCTTGAGCCGCGCGTAGTGGTAACCCATCGTCGGGATGCAACCGGAAACTCCGACGACGCCGGCGGGAAGACCGACCGGTGCCGGGGGCTTCATCTGCATCCATTTCATCT comes from the Candidatus Eremiobacteraceae bacterium genome and includes:
- a CDS encoding leucyl aminopeptidase, whose translation is MRIHVSAEKPERARVDALVLPVYADGVASASVEAVDRKLGGVIDELRSGNELRGRENEEHTLVANGKIGAKRVVVVGIGAKGDVTPATIARYAGVGVRTAARRGLSTLALVLPDDLPFDAAEVGEAATEGALMATFDPSPYRSRREAKPDAVKSVTLIAAPSTAKQLGKGVERGTILGEAANLAREMVNAPSNDMTPTNIADRAKALAKKYGLKATILDTAGMKKLGMGSFLSVAAGSDEPPKMIALEYRGAPKSKTVLGLVGKGITFDTGGISLKPAQDMDAMKGDMAGGAAVVAAMSAIGQLKPAANVIGIIAATENMPSGRATKPGDVVRAMNGKSIEIINTDAEGRLVLADGLCWARKLGATHLVDIATLTGAAVVALGHTTTGVMSNDRELVDLFHRATRPFGERYWELPLFPEYADLIKSPIADMKNSGGRPAGTIFGAMFIKEFVDDQPWIHLDIAGTSWAERDNGHIVKGPTAVGMRPMVALAELIGKSDVHKRADDAAQRRFMQGSLSTAASTNGAPKRKRATTKRKKK
- the purM gene encoding phosphoribosylformylglycinamidine cyclo-ligase gives rise to the protein MMSDSYARSGVDIDAGNEAVKRYRALLGSRRDPRVLEGIGGFGGCFELSGFKRPVLVASTDGVGTKVLVAAALARFDTVGRDLVNHCINDIACMNARPLFFLDYLAVGKLDASVAASIVSGIAASCERFGLALLGGETAEMPGVYAEDHFDLAGTIVGALERDAMPDATSVVAGDLVIGLPANGFHTNGYSLVRRVLDRSRWSDRVEGSSTTIADAMLAVHPCYLPYIDAIRDSGVAIKAMAHITGGGLLDNVERVLPEHLAARFDRSKWTVPALMAQVVREARLSDDEAYRTFNMGVGFCVIVSSADGTKALAAANDALVREPIDGSAQPNAAIVGEIEPRHQCGPAVIIG